The Vicinamibacterales bacterium region CGCCGACTGGCACGTCAGCGACTCCGGCCGGCGGCCCCGAAAACCTTCTCGAGCTCGTACGGAGTCGTGATCTCGAGCTGGTCGTAGCGGCAGTCTGCGGGCCGCTTGTCGGATCGCCACCGCAGGAACACCGCCGCGTGGCGGAATCGATCCCCCTGCATGTGGTCGTACTTGACCTCGCAGACGCGCTCGATCCGAAGCGGCTCCCACGACAGATCCTTGCCGGCGCTCCAGCGGCTCTGGCCGCCCGGCATGCGGGTCATCTCGCCGGCGCCGGCCTCGGCCCAGTCCCGCCACGGGTGATGCTCGAGCGCGTTGCTCCGCAGCGGCGCCAGCTCCCCGACGAGCTGGCGGCGCGCCGCCATGTTGAATGCCGACGTGACGCCGACGTGATGCAGGCGGTCGCGGTTGTCGTAGAGGCCCAGCAGCAGCGAGCCGACCAGCGTGCCGCGCCCGTTCTTGTGCCAGCGGAAGCCGGCCACCACGCAATCGGCGGTGCGGACGTGTTTCACCTTGATCATCGTCCGCTTGCCGGGCTCGTAGACGGCGGAATCCGGCTTGACGATCACGCCGTCGAGCCCCGCTCCCTCGAACCGGGACAGCCACTCGGCCGCCTGGCCGCGATCGCGCGTCATCGGCGTGAGATGGACCGGCGGCCTGGCGCCGGCGAGGACGCGTTCGAGCCGCGCGCGCCGTTCCCGCTGCGGCGACTGGCGCAGATCCTCGCCGTCCGCGGCCAGCGCGTCGAACGCGACGAACGACGCCGGCGTCGCCGCCGCGAGCCTGGCGACGCGCGACGCGGCCGGATGCAGCCGCAACTGCAGCGCGTCGAAGTCGAGGCCTGTGGCGGTGGCGATGACGATCTCGCCGTCGATCACGCACCCCTCGGGCAGTTGCGCGATCAACGCGTCGTGCAGCTCCGGGAAGTAACGATCGAGCGGCCGCAGGTCGCGGCTCTGGATGTAGACGTCGCCGCCGCCGCGATACACGATCGCGCGGAAGCCGTCCCATTTCGGCTCGTAGATGAAGCCGTCACCCTCGGGAAGATCGGTGGCGAGCTTCGCGAGCATCGGCTCGATCGGCGGTTGGAGAGGCAGGCCCACGCGCGTCCCGGCTGAACGCGCGATGTTATCATCGTAGGTTCCATCCATGCTCAGAGCCGGAATCGTAGGTCTCCCCAACGTCGGCAAGTCCACGCTCTTCAACGCCATCACCCGGACGCGGAAAGCCGAGGCTGCCAACTACCCGTTCTGCACGATCGACCCGAACGTCGGCATCGTCACCGTGCCTGACGCGCGTCTTCAGCAGCTTCAGCGGATCGCCAGGACGAATGTCGTCATCGCCGCCGCGATCGAGTTCGTCGATATCGCCGGGCTGGTGAAAGGCGCCAGCCAGGGCGAAGGACTCGGCAACAAGTTCCTGACGCATGTACGAGAGGTCGACGCGATCGTCCAGGTGGTGCGCTGCTTCGAGGATCCGGACGTGCATCACGTCAGCGGGACCGTGGACCCGGTGCGGGACATCGAGGTGATCAATACGGAGCTGATGCTGGCCGACCTCGAAACGGTGCGGAAGCGGCGCGAGCGCACGTCGAAGGACGCCAGACGGGGGGACAAAGCCGCGGCCGTTGAAGACGAGGTGCTGGCGAAGGTCGAGTCCGCACTCGACGCGGGGAGGCCGGCACTCACGGTCGAGCTTGCCGCCGAGGAGCGCGCGCTGTCGCGGCAACTGTTCCTGCTCACCGACAAGCCGACCATCTTCGCCTGCAACGTCGCCGAGGCCGAGCTCGCCGCCGCGGACGCCAATCCCGGCGTCGTCAAGGTCCGCGAGTATGTCCGCACCCATCTGGCGTGCGAGGCGGTCGTCATCAGTGCGCAGATCGAGAGCGATCTCGTCGATCTGGATCCCGACGAAGCGCAGGCCTACCTGCGCGCGCTCGGGGTGCAGGAAAGCGGCATGGGCGACTTGATCCGGGCGACGTATCATCTGCTCGGGCTGCAGACGTTCTTCACCGCCGGCGAGAAGGAAGTGCGCGCCTGGACGATCCACGCCGGCGACACCGCGCCGAGGGCCGCAGGCGTCATCCACTCGGATTTCGAGCGCGGCTTCATCAAGGCGGAGACCGTCGCCTATGACGACCTCGTCGCCTGCGGCTCGGTTGCCGCCGCGCGGGACAGGGGACTCTACCGGATGGAAGGCAAGGAGTACGTCGTCGCCGACGGCGACGTGCTGCTGTTCAAGTTCAACGTGTAATCTGTTGCGACGTGCGCACCACGCGTGGATTGATCGGCGCCGCGGCGTTCAGTGCGGTCGTGCTTTCCGCCTGGTTCATGGTCCGGGCGGGAATCGCGTCGGCGCCGGCAGCCAGCGTGCCGCAGCGGATCGCCGGCGGCAGGTTCGAAGCCTCCGGCGTGGCGCACGTCCCCGGCACCAACGGCGTCCTCTTCGTCGACGACGGCCGCACGCGCGAAATCTTCTGGATGGAGCTGAGCGCCGAGGGGCGCCAGCGGTCGGCGGCGCTGCCGATCTCACTCGGCGCAGACGTCACGGATCTCGAAGGGATCACGTTCGACGGCAGCCGCTTCTACGTGGTCGGATCGCAATCCAAGCACACCGGTTTCGACGGCGACGGACTGGTGCGGTTCCGCTTCGATCCTCGGACCCGCCGCACGACCGATGTCGAGCGCATCCGCGGCCTCAAGGCGTGGCTGGCGGACCGGGTGCCCGAGCTGAAAGGCACCGCGCGCGTGCTCGGCGACGAAGCGCTCAACATCGAAGCGATCGCGTGGGACCCTGAGCGCGGCCGCCTGCTGCTCGGGTTGCGGGCGCCGGTGATCGCCGGGAAGGCGCTGGTGATTCCGCTGAAGCTGCAGGATGCGGCC contains the following coding sequences:
- the ychF gene encoding redox-regulated ATPase YchF; protein product: MLRAGIVGLPNVGKSTLFNAITRTRKAEAANYPFCTIDPNVGIVTVPDARLQQLQRIARTNVVIAAAIEFVDIAGLVKGASQGEGLGNKFLTHVREVDAIVQVVRCFEDPDVHHVSGTVDPVRDIEVINTELMLADLETVRKRRERTSKDARRGDKAAAVEDEVLAKVESALDAGRPALTVELAAEERALSRQLFLLTDKPTIFACNVAEAELAAADANPGVVKVREYVRTHLACEAVVISAQIESDLVDLDPDEAQAYLRALGVQESGMGDLIRATYHLLGLQTFFTAGEKEVRAWTIHAGDTAPRAAGVIHSDFERGFIKAETVAYDDLVACGSVAAARDRGLYRMEGKEYVVADGDVLLFKFNV
- a CDS encoding ATP-dependent DNA ligase — protein: MGLPLQPPIEPMLAKLATDLPEGDGFIYEPKWDGFRAIVYRGGGDVYIQSRDLRPLDRYFPELHDALIAQLPEGCVIDGEIVIATATGLDFDALQLRLHPAASRVARLAAATPASFVAFDALAADGEDLRQSPQRERRARLERVLAGARPPVHLTPMTRDRGQAAEWLSRFEGAGLDGVIVKPDSAVYEPGKRTMIKVKHVRTADCVVAGFRWHKNGRGTLVGSLLLGLYDNRDRLHHVGVTSAFNMAARRQLVGELAPLRSNALEHHPWRDWAEAGAGEMTRMPGGQSRWSAGKDLSWEPLRIERVCEVKYDHMQGDRFRHAAVFLRWRSDKRPADCRYDQLEITTPYELEKVFGAAGRSR
- a CDS encoding DUF3616 domain-containing protein encodes the protein MRTTRGLIGAAAFSAVVLSAWFMVRAGIASAPAASVPQRIAGGRFEASGVAHVPGTNGVLFVDDGRTREIFWMELSAEGRQRSAALPISLGADVTDLEGITFDGSRFYVVGSQSKHTGFDGDGLVRFRFDPRTRRTTDVERIRGLKAWLADRVPELKGTARVLGDEALNIEAIAWDPERGRLLLGLRAPVIAGKALVIPLKLQDAAGPLSAANLRVDGAAIRLPLQGAGIRSLEYDAGARAFRVISGAALNDETREFRILEWKGDAAAAGPLSVLATFPRSLKPEGITTASIGERRVSVLVFDVGRFALLSTQ